From the Thomasclavelia ramosa DSM 1402 genome, the window TATATCAAATAACCAATTCCACTATTTTCTACAACAATATGATCAATATTCATCTCAACTACCGTACCAATTAAGTAACTATACATTCCCTACTCCTTCACATTTACTATTATACAGCACATCGTACTGTTTTTTATCTCAAAATCGTTTCAAACCATTCTCAACAATTATAGCATTGTAAAAGAAAAAAACCAACTAGTATTACTAGCTGGTTACTCATAAAAATCAAATTCAAACTCACCGATAGCAACATTATCACCATCTTGAGCTCCGGCATTTCTAAGTGCATCATCAACACCCATATTACGCATTTTAATCAATAGTCGTTTTAATGAATCATCACTTACTAACGATGTCATTGCCACCATTCTCTCGATCTTCTTGCCAGTAATTTGCCAATTACCATTACCTAAATTATGTAATTCAAATGGTTTATCTTCCTCATCACCCATTGTATAAAGAACAGTATGTTCAACTTCATCTTCCATTGTGAAAGTTGGTGCAGTAGCTAACGCATCAGCAACCGCATATAAAACCTGATCTACACCATCATGAATAATAGCACTAATTGGGAAAATCTTAACATCTTCACCAACCTGTTTTTTAAAACGAACTAAATTTTCTTCAGCCCCTTCTTCATCCATTTTATTTGCTACAACGATTTGAGGACGTTCTAATAAACGATATTGATATTCACCAAGTTCTTTATTAATAGTAACATAATCCTCATATGGATCACGGCCATCGACTGCTCCCATATCAACAATATGAACGATTACTCGACAACGTTCAATATGGCGCAAGAATTGATGCCCCAAACCTTTACCTTGAGCCGCTCCCTCAATCAATCCTGGTAAATCAGCCATAACAAAACTACGTCCATCTTTTACTTGAACCACTCCTAAATTAGGAACGATCGTAGTAAAATGATAATCTGCAATTTCCGGGCGTGCTCGTGAAACAACTGATAAGAGTGTTGATTTACCTACTGATGGAAAACCAACCAATCCCACATCCGCCAATAATTTCAATTCACAAATAAGATCGAAATTTTCACCAGGTTCACCACGCTCACAAATTTGTGGTGCAGGATTCCGTGAAGTTGCAAAACGCGCATTTCCGCGACCACCACGGCCACCTTTAGCAATTACAACACGTTGCTTATCTTCGGTTAAATCCGCCATGATCTGCCCAGTTTCTTCATTAAGAATCATTGTTCCAACCGGTACTTTAATGACCGTATCAATAGCATCTTTACCATGCATTTTTTTAGCCATCCCATTTTGACCAGATGGTGCCTTATATAATCGATTATATTTCAAATCTAACAAAGTTGATAATGAGGTCGTCGCTTGAAAAATCACACTTCCACCACGACCGCCATCACCTCCAGCTGGACCACCTTTTGGTACATGGGCCTCACGTCTAAAAGCTACTGTCCCGTCACCGCCTTTTCCAGCTTCAACTCTAATTTTTGCTTTATCAATAAACTGCATATATCCACCTCTTTTCATCTCTTTATTATTATGATACAAATAATCAGTTATTAGTACAAGAAAAAATCCCTTTGCAGGGATTTTAATTATGCAGCTGGGTAAACAGAAACTTGTTTTCTATCTCTACCAAGTCTTTCGAATTTTACAACTCCATCAACTGTAGCAAATAAAGTGTCATCTCCACCTTTTCCTACATTAGTACCTGGATGAACTTTAGTTCCTCTTTGTCTATAAATAATAGACCCTGCAGTACAAAATTGCCCGTCAGATAATTTAGCTCCTAATCTTTTTGATTTAGAATCACGACCATTTTTAGTTGACCCTACCCCTTTTTTAGAAGCGAATAATTGTAAATCTAATTTGAACATCATATGTTACACCTCCACTTTAGATATCTTAATAAATCGACCATAGCTTTCAACCATCGTTTCTAAAGTTACAACAAGTGTCTCTAGCACCACTTGACAAACTTCATCAGT encodes:
- the obgE gene encoding GTPase ObgE encodes the protein MQFIDKAKIRVEAGKGGDGTVAFRREAHVPKGGPAGGDGGRGGSVIFQATTSLSTLLDLKYNRLYKAPSGQNGMAKKMHGKDAIDTVIKVPVGTMILNEETGQIMADLTEDKQRVVIAKGGRGGRGNARFATSRNPAPQICERGEPGENFDLICELKLLADVGLVGFPSVGKSTLLSVVSRARPEIADYHFTTIVPNLGVVQVKDGRSFVMADLPGLIEGAAQGKGLGHQFLRHIERCRVIVHIVDMGAVDGRDPYEDYVTINKELGEYQYRLLERPQIVVANKMDEEGAEENLVRFKKQVGEDVKIFPISAIIHDGVDQVLYAVADALATAPTFTMEDEVEHTVLYTMGDEEDKPFELHNLGNGNWQITGKKIERMVAMTSLVSDDSLKRLLIKMRNMGVDDALRNAGAQDGDNVAIGEFEFDFYE
- the rpmA gene encoding 50S ribosomal protein L27; the protein is MMFKLDLQLFASKKGVGSTKNGRDSKSKRLGAKLSDGQFCTAGSIIYRQRGTKVHPGTNVGKGGDDTLFATVDGVVKFERLGRDRKQVSVYPAA